The genome window GCCTGGGTTGAGGGCAGCCCCAACGAATACTATACGAGGAATGATGCTGAGGAAGCCATAAGATTAGCCGAGAATATAATAGGTTGGGTTGAGGATAAATGGAAATCATTAAAGAGAGGAGAAAGCTGAGGGAGAGGCGCATAGAGGAGGCTAGGGAGTGGGCCTCTAAAATCCCACTTAGGGTTACAGCCATATTAATCGGCTCATACGCAAGAGGAGACTTCAACCTCTGGAGCGACATAGACATACTACTCATCTCAGAAGATTTCATGGGAAACCCACCAGATAGGCTGAGGAGCATAGATGCACCCCCAGGATACCAAATTATCGCCCTAACCCCAAAAGAGTTCAAGACACTAATGGAGAAGAGGGAAACGATGGCTCTCGAAGCGATAGAATATGGAGTGGTCTTAAGAGATGACCTAAAAATCCCCTCCCTCAGCAAAAAGAATCGTGAAGAGAACCCCTAGAACCCTAACAATTAAAATCGGATTTAACAATATCCAAAATAAATCCAGTAAACCACACGCTAAACTACAGATACATATCTCAAATTCACAAGCAAAAAATTAACGGATAAGAAAAATAGTTCTAAGCGAGCGTAAAGAGGAATGGAGACCATAAAAGTATCCATAGAAATCCCAAGGGAAATCATCGAAGAAATAGATAAGCTGATGGAAATCATGGGCTTTGAGAGAAGAGAGCAATTTATAGAGGTGGCGATAAAGAGGCTAATAGACAGATACAAGAGATTAACAAGATATATAATGGTAAAATGATATAAAAACTTAAATATAACAAGCTTTTAAATTTGGAGTGGCGGATGGAGACGCGTATAGAAGCCTAGCCCCTCAACCAGCTGGGCTTCTGAAGGCTCTCTCCACCCGCCATTTGATTCTTCCA of Candidatus Bathyarchaeia archaeon contains these proteins:
- a CDS encoding nucleotidyltransferase domain-containing protein, yielding MEIIKERRKLRERRIEEAREWASKIPLRVTAILIGSYARGDFNLWSDIDILLISEDFMGNPPDRLRSIDAPPGYQIIALTPKEFKTLMEKRETMALEAIEYGVVLRDDLKIPSLSKKNREENP